The proteins below come from a single Aegilops tauschii subsp. strangulata cultivar AL8/78 chromosome 6, Aet v6.0, whole genome shotgun sequence genomic window:
- the LOC109752950 gene encoding strigolactones hydrolase CXE15-like, translating to MPVAVAASGDTNVVEDLYGILRVLSDGTVVRSPDPPEFCPITFPCDHPSVQWKEAVYDKGKNLRVRMYKPSGGGEQAGRKLPVLVHFHGGGFCLGSCTWGNFHSFCLRLAAEAGAVVLSAGYRLAPEHRLPAALDDATGFLEWLREQSVSTEAEDGWLTEAADFGRVFITGDSAGGTLAHHLAVRAGSATPKHGDDVDSVTIKGYILLMPFFGGVDRTRSEALEFLLAEEPFLNLAVLDRFWRLSLPEGSSRDHPIANPFGADSPGLGSVEFPPVLVVSSGTDLLHDRTVDYAERLAGMGKPVKVVDFPNDPHGFFTQDPWSETTGELIRLVSVFVVDSCVSVAAPKTA from the coding sequence ATGCCGGTCGCCGTGGCTGCCTCCGGCGACACAAACGTCGTGGAGGACCTCTACGGCATCCTCCGTGTACTCAGCGACGGCACGGTTGTCCGGTCACCGGACCCGCCGGAGTTTTGCCCCATCACCTTCCCCTGCGACCACCCTTCCGTGCAGTGGAAGGAGGCCGTCTACGATAAGGGCAAGAACCTCCGCGTCCGCATGTACAAGCCGTCGGGCGGCGGTGAGCAGGCCGGCCGGAAGCTGCCGGTGCTCGTCCACTTCCATGGCGGGGGCTTCTGTCTCGGCTCGTGCACGTGGGGAAACTTCCACAGCTTCTGCCTCCGCCTCGCCGCGGAGGCCGGCGCCGTCGTGCTCTCCGCCGGGTACCGCCTCGCTCCGGAGCACCGCCTCCCCGCGGCCCTCGACGATGCGACCGGCTTCTTAGAATGGCTCCGCGAGCAATCCGTGAGCACCGAGGCCGAGGACGGGTGGCTCACGGAGGCGGCCGACTTTGGCCGCGTGTTCATCACCGGCGACTCGGCGGGCGGGACCTTAGCGCACCACCTCGCCGTGCGCGCCGGGTCGGCCACGCCCAAACACGGCGATGACGTCGACTCTGTCACGATCAAAGGCTACATCCTGCTAATGCCGTTCTTCGGCGGCGTGGACCGGACGCGGTCGGAGGCGCTGGAGTTCCTGTTGGCGGAAGAGCCGTTCCTCAACCTGGCCGTGCTGGACCGATTCTGGCGGCTCTCGCTGCCGGAGGGCTCCAGCAGGGACCACCCGATCGCGAACCCGTTCGGGGCGGACAGCCCTGGGCTGGGCTCGGTGGAGTTCCCGCCGGTCCTCGTCGTTTCCAGCGGCACCGACTTGCTGCACGACCGCACCGTCGACTACGCGGAGCGGCTGGCCGGGATGGGGAAGCCGGTGAAGGTCGTGGATTTCCCCAACGACCCACACGGGTTCTTCACGCAGGACCCGTGGTCCGAGACCACCGGCGAGCTGATCCGGCTCGTCAGCGTGTTCGTCGTCGACAGCTGCGTCTCCGTCGCGGCGCCAAAGACCGCTTGA